The genomic stretch GAGCATGATACATTAAaagtaatttacaaagacaaataaaagaacactttaACACATAGTTAGGGTGATAAACACCATCAGTAACTAAAATCTATACTCCAAGACCACCATGTATTATTTGAAAAGTTGATAAGGAATATGTATCAAGAATATCTTGACATCTTATAATTCATTTTagcaaaaagactcatcagtgacaatcgaatacaagaatgtgtccaaagtacacggatgccccactcgcactatccttttccatgttccatggaccgtgaaattaggtaattatctaatttggcattaaaattagaaagagcatatcataagcaacaagtgtactaagtttcaagttgattggacttcagcttcatcaaaaactaccttgaccaaaacttgaACCTGGACGGACgaaaggacggacggacgaaagGACGGTacgacgaacggagccacagaccagaaaacataatgcccctttactatcgtaggtggggcataaaaatgtataaaGGCAAGTCAAGTAGAATGTTGTATAGCATTGCGCtaaaacattaacaaacaacACATAGTGCAGATAGCATGACTTGTTAGATGCCCTACATTTGATTGGGTGTAGGTCAATAAATGTTTTTTGACATTTAATATATTCTCAAACACTTTCACatatttgatattattgaatagcaatataatatttcccacagtaagtaaccaaaagttagctaTATCGCTATACAAttaaagggttattgcatgaatattggggaatattgtcccttgtagaacatatattgcactcgcaagctcatacaatataaaattctactcgggacaatattctcCATATTCATGCAATGACCCTATAATATTACACATGATGTAGAATTCTCCTGTTTTCATTGGATATTACGATTACGTGCTACAAAAGTTGTTGTCTGAATCTGATGCCTGGTTTCTATTTTAAAGTATATTGATGGTCCGAAATTGTTATGATGTCACACATAAAAACAATGGAGGAAGCACCACTGTAAATGAACAGAAAATTTGCAAGTTTGTCAGAGGAAAATATCAATGGTATGATGTTAAATGCTGCCGCTAAAATATGTAGAATTCAAGAATGCTAACGCACCAAGCTGTGAAGTTGTTGgaagaatatttatattttcacagGCATATTAACAATCTTTAAACAtacaacgaaaaaaaaaaaacaacagaaaagacATTAAAGTCCATtgtcataatacatgtacattaattaaatatttgatatataaatcaagaACTTTCACTCAGTCAGTATGTTATATATTGGCCTGTTCACTCGGTCAGTACGTTATATATTGACACTCGGGACTTTGTGTTTGGTCAATGTAATCTATACAGGTCCATACATTACATAAAGACCTCGTCAAAAGTTGTTTATAATTgatgaatataatataacaaaacaattatcacTGGTATGTTTGGATTAAAAATTCTGCTTTCTGATAGATAAAGATGGGTTTGATAAACAATACAGTGGCATTAcgtcaaatacaaaaaaaaagttgtgaaatacCATGTTATGTAGAAACAGctatatttacataataaaagcATATCGTTGCATTTCTGTTCAAAACTATATTGATGgagaaacatttttatttacaactGTACAAATAAAAGTAGCTGTCTGATTAACTCTATTTACAACAAGCTACtgtcaacaagagtgcacacactgaaatgtctcgccttctttactaatcattgatattatgttcatactcctaaatataaagctttattacgacggtcacataaacttaacatgaaccatgaaaatgaggtcaaggtcagttgaaccatatgccaggcagacatgtgcctgtagctaacaatgcttccatacaacaaatatagttgacctattgttatagtttaagaaaatagaccaaaacacaaaaacttaacactgaggaatgaaccgtgaaaaccaggtcaaggtcaaataaaacctgcacgactgacataaagatcataaaatatttccatacaccaaatatagttgacctatgacatatagtattagataaaaagaccaaaactcaaaaacttaactttgaccactgaaccatgaaaatgaggtcaaggtcacatgacatctgcccgctagacatgtacaccttacaatcattccatacaacaaatatagtaaacctattgcataaagtatgagaaaaacagaccaaaacacaaaaacttaactataaccactgaaccatgaaaataaggtcaaggtcagatgacacctgccagttggacatgtacaccttacagtccttccatacactgaatatactagacctattgcttatagtatctgagatatggacttgaccaccaaaacttaaccttgttcactgatccatgaaatgagttcgaggttaagtgaaaactgtctgacgggcatgaggaccttgcaaggtacgcacataccaaatatagttatcatattacttacagtaagagagaatttaacattacaaaaaatctgaactttttttttcaagtggtcactgaaccatgaaaatgaggtcaaggacaatggaatgacagaaactttgtaacatgaggcatctacatacaaaatatgaagcatccacttcttccaccttctaaaatatatagcttttaagaagtgagctaacaccatccctatgtcgagctttctgcaacaaaagttgcaggctcgacaaaaattaataAACACCTTAAAGACACGAAAACGGTCTCTGAAGTATTTTAATATGTACATAGTTATAATTCATTAGACTTACAATTTAGACCTAAATTGACTATTAAGGTAAATTTAACCATCTTTATGAGATTAACATACAAAACTATGACTGAAATGAAATTCGTAATAACCTTAATAAAGCTATGTAgattattaaaaatttataaaaaaaaaggtacatATAGTATATTGTATCAAGTTATGCCATTTCATTTAGGTTGCACTTTGTGAATACAACTGTTTGAGAAGGAACAAATGTTAAGTCTTTCAGTATACGTTTAAATTCTTTGAAGTTTGAGCCATATACTTTATATTTATACCTGCCAATCTCTGAAACCTTCAAAGAGGGTGACCCCCCTCAGCTATGACAGCTGAGTGGGATACTTTGCGAAAACGACATTTTCAAGTGAAATATATATGACTGGTTTATTTATTCATCTACAAAACACATATTAGAGTTAATAGAtatacttttttctttaaatatggtTATATTATATACAAGGTGTGTAGTTTGTTTCTTTACTTTTTCATCATCTTTGACATATGCCTTCCATCAGGACACCTTTGTAATAAGTTATCTCTACTTCAATTTCAACCATATTGTCATAAATGGTGCATTATGTGTATCTGTATTCACTTTTCATTAATTTAGGTTCAATACCTATCTTATAAATTTCAATTCAAACATTGAATATAAGTATAATTCTGtaaatggatttttaaaatataataactttTTGTTTCTTAAGGCATACAAATACATTTAATTGCCATCCTTTTGTTATTCTTTGTTCgatttgtatttaatttatattgttttatcaatcCACATATTATTTTAATAAGGATAACTAAAAACAGGACCAAACATGGAAAGTAACTAGAAATTTCTTTGAAGTGTTTCTAATATAACACAAAGCTTACTTAGCACGAGGTTTTACACCCTAGCTGTCTAGTAATTTCATGGTCTGTGATTTACATGTTACATAACCCTCATCAGTGACACAAAAACCTAGTAAATGTTGACTTGTCATTCAATGTTAAAATATCCAAAAGAGGGAGATTCAATACTCCCGTCCGAGAGATTTCCCGAATTTCACCATTTGAGCAGGATTCTCCCATTCAGAACGGAAAGGAGGGCaggtataaatataaatataaatatctatCACACAGCCAAATGTTTGGACCTTTgaatacaataaaattattttcttaaacAGAAAATGTCTTGACTGCTTTATAATTATCATACCTGTTTAGGAACGAACACCCAAAAGGGGATTTGTGTTTAGGAATGAACACCCTTATAAGGGATGAGTATATATTTTAGCTTTTTCCTTGCCATAACATGAACtatgtttaatataaatgaaggtGACAATAGTATACTGTTGTCTAAAAGTCTTACATTGATTGAGATAAAATCAATCTGAGTTACAAAAAAGAACTGAGGGATAAACATCCAGTTTaggaggaaaacaacagaacaacagaaacacaggactgcaacaaaaacaaacttcaacatacataatataaaataaaaaatgtcgcTAGTATATTGTGATCCATTTTAGTATAAGAGATGGTTTAAGTGGCCAAATCATTGAACATTGAATCGACTTTTCCTCCTCCTACAAATTGTTTACAGGTGTTTCTTCTAGCTGTCGTAACCTTGTCGTGTACAGTTTTTTTCCTGAAAGAAAATACATTCATCCTATTTCAAGCATTTACGAAGGGTTGCCATATCTCTGCTCGTTATGTCAGTCTTTTCTATTTGATCTGCAAGATCTGCATAAACTGAGTCTTTTCGTAGGGCTTTGATGAATTCATAAAAACCCATTTCATTTTTACGCAACATCATGTCCATTAAATTCCTGTTCTTTTCCTGTGGTGTTTTACCAGACTCTATCTTCTTACTATCATCAACAGACATTACCTCTTTGGATATTAGATGATCTACTATGCTGTCATGTTGTATATCAGTGATGACATTGAGGTAATTCTTCTGTAGACGAATTTTATACAATGGAACATTCCAGTCTGATAAGCCTACAAAATATCAAgagatttgtttttactttagtGCTATTGACCTTTCATGACTTATGATGAAGTTAAATACATGTACAGAAATACCATTCAGACACATGctgtattcattttattttacagctCTGGATGGAAACCTCAGCTGGACTTTCAGTTCCCTATGATATCATCTGCAGCTCAATAGTtcgtacttcggtactgacatgatttataacaaacgttttttttattaatttgtgtttatagattttaaatttatgaagaaACTACAGTTTCAACTCAGTCAAAAAAAGTTGGTCTTAGATAGTATATTATATTATGTAGGTTCTTTATAGGTACTTACCGCTTCTATTGTTTCGTGTTTTTTTTAACCATTGTCTTAAATCTAATGTTTCATGAATAAGCTAAATGTCCACATAGAATGAAGTATTGATTGAtcatacatttctttaaaaaaaaatagcatgtaTTGAATTGGGATGTATGCTCTGAATTTAGCAATATGATAGGCATTTGACATTTTGAAGGGAGCTGGTAAACATACATATTCACAATTTATACTTAATTGCCAATTTGTTTGGTATTCTATTTTCtctcactttgatttttttcatagttGACCAAAACTAATGCCTTTGCATTATATATGTTCACGATTCGTTTCTACAGTTGGATCTACAGGTATTTACTTAACTGTGACGTCATTATAACTGTAGAAAAGAATCTTGATCCCAAGGTATGAGATCATGATTACTCAATGATAATGTCTGAGATCATGATTACTCAATGATAATGTCTGAGATCATGATTACTCAATGATAATGTCTGAGATCATGATTGCTCAATGTTAATGTTTGAGATCATGATTACTCAATGATAATGTCTGAGATCATGATTACTCAATCATAATGTCTGAGATCATGATTGCTCAATGATAATGTCTGAGATCATGATTGCTCAATGATAATGTCTGAGATCATGATTGCTCAATGATAATGTATGAGATCATGATTGCTCAATGTTAATGTCTGAGATCATGATTACTCAATGATAATGTCTGAGATCATGATTACTCAATGTGTATgagatcatgattgatcaatgaTAATGTATGAGATCATGATTGCTCAATGTTAATGTATAAGATCATGATTACTCAATGATAATGTCCGAGATCATGATTACTCAATGATAATGTCTGAGATCATGATTACTCAATGTGTATgagatcatgattgatcaatgaTAATGTATGATATCATGATTGCTCAATGTTAATGTATAAGATCATGATTACTCAATGATAATGTATGAGATCATGATTACTCAATGATAATGTCTGAGATCATGATTACTCAATGTTAATGTCTGAGATCCTGATTACTCAATGTTAATATCTGAGATCATGTTTACTCAATGTCATTGTCTCAATGTCAATATGTCTGAGATCATGATTACTCAATGTCAATGTCTGAGATCATGATTACTCAATGTCACAAGATCATAGTTACATAACACAAACTGAAATTCATCctaaaagattcatcttatataccagttaaaaattgtttataacacGTTTCATTCGTtcgaagtgcttttctggatttaccttcgtCAGGAACACTTAAAGCCGAACATTttaaatccgaggatgtataagtaccgaaaccgttgaagagcatgaagagctatatgacaaaaataccttaAACAAATAGCCAAgttcatctaaggtcaactttgtctggaggagttgaaaccttagtttcttaataatttcaaaatgtataaacggacaattttagaaaggtttgctAAATCAGGTCAGCACTAAAGTACTAACTACTGAGCTAATGATACCCTCAGTAACCTACTTTGGTGTGCAAGAAAAGTGGTTTACTTATGATAAATTAAGTACGATGCAAATGATCTGGCAAAAAGTCTTTagaatcaaaaacatttttttttcaattttgagtttatttactaccactgggtcgatgccactgctggtggagatttatttccccaaaggtatcaccagcccagtagtcagcactttttgtgctgacatgaattatcattgatatggttatacattgtatttataaattatatgtttacaaaatttagaatttttcaaatactaaggcttttctacctcaggcatagattagcttagctggatttggcaaaacttttaggaattatggtcctcaatgctcttcaacttcgtactttatttggctttttcaacttttgtggattcgagtgtcactgatgagtcttttaaagacaaaacgcgcgtctggggtataTACTAAATTTGGTCCTGgtttttatgatgagtttatttactactactgggtcgatgccactgctggtggagatttatttccccgggggtatcaccagcccagaagtcagcactttttgtgctgacatgaattatcattgatatggttgtatttataaattatatgtttacaacatttagaatttttgaaatacttaggcttttctacctcatgcatACTtaagctggatttggcaaaacttttacgaatttaggaattttgatcctcaatgctcttcaacttcgtactttatttggctttttttgttttttacttttttggattcgagcatcactgatgaatcttttgaagacgaaacgcgcgtctggcgtatatacaaaatttagtcctggtatctatgacgagtttatttgaATGAATATGTAACAAGATtttgaaatgatttgaaaatgcctgtagcaagtcaggaatatgacagtagttgtccattcatttgatgtgttttatcatttgattgtgccatttgaCTTGggtttttccgttttgaattttcttctgaGTTGCGTATTTATGGGAGTTGAATTTTTTCAGTATAAGACCTTCTTTTCTTGTGTTTATAATAAACCCTTCAGCCATACCTGCCGTTTCAGTAGATGCTGATGTTGTACTTAGATTCATTTCGTCTAAATCATATTTCAAATCATTAGCGATATCCTCGTATCCATAATTACGTAATCCATCAACAAACATACTGTAAGCAGGTTCCCTCCTTTTAATAACAATATCCAGCAATGCTTTGTTCTGGTCATCTTGTCGAGGATAATGTTCAATATCACGTCTGTCGTCTGCTGATATTACTAGATGTGTCATCATATGGTCTAAAATTTGACTGATTTGTATATCCTGTACGATTCTGTTTTCATTTTCTCTGATTCTATCTGTAAATGAACAGATCGgtttattaacaaaacaaaaatttggtAGATCATCAAGTAAACAAAACACACCCTTTCATGTTTATGTATCTTTCTGTTttggatttttgttttcattttaattattgtttttctaCTTTTTCCTGCAGCAAATGATTTCGATTTCTGGTAGCAACAACCTAATACGTCAGACAATGACGATAGAAAAGATATGCTTAACCATATGGTGAGGTATAATAGACCAACGTTttatatttccattaaaaaaaacataacgtCAGGGGCCTTGTGATATACTAGGCAAAACTATTTTACAAATAGTGGTTTAGCACTGATTTTGTATATTTCTGTTATAAATCTATGATATACATATTTCCTGTACTAAATACATAATACCTAATAGTGTTTTTTACTTAGATcgttcataattatttttttggatATACACAACAAGATAAACATGCTCGGTGTGATCCAAGTCTGCATCTTGAAGACCTTACTATGGCCTATAatggaaagtaaaatcacaaaaatactgaacaccgaggaaaGTTCAATCgtaaagtcccaaatcaaatagcaaattaaaataaaatgacaatacacatcaaacgaatggacagacATTTTAAAACGTAGCAAATGGCggactgaacctggttttatagcactaaacctctctcttgtatgacagtcg from Mytilus edulis chromosome 7, xbMytEdul2.2, whole genome shotgun sequence encodes the following:
- the LOC139482464 gene encoding uncharacterized protein encodes the protein MMTHLVISADDRRDIEHYPRQDDQNKALLDIVIKRREPAYSMFVDGLRNYGYEDIANDLKYDLDEMNLSTTSASTETAGLSDWNVPLYKIRLQKNYLNVITDIQHDSIVDHLISKEVMSVDDSKKIESGKTPQEKNRNLMDMMLRKNEMGFYEFIKALRKDSVYADLADQIEKTDITSRDMATLRKCLK